A single Oryzias melastigma strain HK-1 linkage group LG24, ASM292280v2, whole genome shotgun sequence DNA region contains:
- the cnr1 gene encoding cannabinoid receptor 1 has protein sequence MKSVLDGVADTTFRTITSGLQYLGSNDANYDNPIGDVDFKGSLGVQKTVSAFRSNPFPNKVPADGELIFKDIPIFPTNASDFFSNRSTFRDETNNIQCGENFMDMECFMILTPSQQLAVAVLSLTLGTFTVLENLVVLCVILQSRTLRCRPSYHFIGSLAIADLLGSVIFVYSFLDFHVFHRKDSPNVFLFKLGGVTASFTASVGSLFLTAIDRYISIHRPLAYRRIVTRTKAVIAFCMMWTISIVIAVLPLLGWNCKRLNSVCSDIFPLIDETYLMFWIGVTSVLVLFIIYAYIYILWKAHHHAVRMLSRASQKSLVVYSADGTKVQTTRPEQARMDIRLAKTLVLILVVLVICWGPVLAIMVYDLFWRMDDDIKTVFAFCSVLCLFNSTVNPIIYALRSKDLRHAFLSSCNACRGSGQQLDNSLESDCQNRNIHISANRAAESCVKTTVKIAKVTISVSTETSAEAV, from the coding sequence ATGAAGTCTGTGCTAGATGGTGTGGCTGACACCACCTTTCGGACTATCACGTCTGGCTTACAGTATCTGGGCTCCAACGACGCCAACTACGACAACCCCATCGGCGATGTAGACTTTAAGGGCAGCCTGGGCGTGCAGAAAACCGTGTCTGCCTTCCGCAGCAACCCCTTCCCAAACAAAGTACCTGCAGACGGGGAGCTCATCTTCAAGGATATCCCCATTTTCCCCACCAACGCTTCCGATTTCTTCAGCAACCGGAGCACGTTCAGAGATGAGACCAACAACATCCAATGTGGGGAGAACTTTATGGACATGGAGTGTTTCATGATCCTGACTCCCAGCCAGCAGCTGGCGGTGGCCGTGCTGTCTCTGACTCTGGGTACCTTCACGGTGCTGGAGAACCTGGTGGTGCTCTGCGTCATCCTGCAGTCCCGCACCCTCCGCTGCCGGCCGTCCTACCACTTCATCGGCAGTCTTGCCATAGCCGACCTTCTGGGGAGCGTCATCTTCGTCTACAGTTTTCTGGACTTCCACGTTTTCCACAGGAAGGACAGCCCCAATGTTTTCCTCTTCAAGCTGGGCGGAGTCACCGCCTCCTTCACCGCGTCGGTCGGGAGCCTCTTCCTCACTGCTATCGATCGATACATCTCCATTCACCGGCCTCTCGCCTACAGGCGCATCGTGACCCGGACCAAGGCCGTCATCGCCTTCTGCATGATGTGGACCATCTCCATCGTCATCGCGGTGCTACCTCTGCTGGGCTGGAACTGTAAGCGCCTGAACTCCGTTTGCTCAGACATATTCCCCCTCATTGACGAGACTTACCTGATGTTCTGGATTGGTGTGACCAGCGTGCTGGTTCTTTTTATCATCTACGCCTACATATACATCCTGTGGAAGGCGCACCACCACGCCGTGCGCATGCTGAGCCGCGCCTCCCAGAAGAGCCTTGTGGTGTACTCGGCCGACGGGACTAAAGTGCAGACCACACGCCCCGAGCAGGCGCGCATGGACATCCGTCTGGCCAAGACCCTGGTGCTGATCCTGGTGGTGCTGGTCATTTGCTGGGGTCCGGTCCTCGCCATCATGGTCTACGACCTCTTCTGGAGGATGGACGACGACATCAAGACGGTGTTTGCGTTCTGCAGCGTCCTCTGCCTCTTCAACTCCACCGTCAACCCCATCATCTACGCCTTGAGGAGCAAGGACCTCCGGCACGCCTTCCTCAGCTCCTGCAACGCCTGCAGGGGCAGCGGCCAGCAGCTGGACAACAGCCTGGAGTCCGACTGccagaacagaaacatccaCATCTCTGCCAACAGGGCTGCGGAGAGCTGCGTGAAGACCACTGTGAAAATAGCCAAAGTAACAATATCTGTGTCGACCGAAACGTCTGCAGAAGCCGTCTAA
- the rars2 gene encoding probable arginine--tRNA ligase, mitochondrial has translation MACFFRRTIAAKLGRTLQHPEDVFIPAITATPVLKKQQSPDFRLSVSTLRIDGILPSNEDIQLQTENLANQLKRDVVVEEISAEKGVIHFHVNRELLAEKVLEPFKNGADDKYGLNSDLLTPLKRGTTLVEFSSPNIAKKFHAGHLRSTIIGNFVANLKESLGNSVIRMNYLGDWGMQFGLLGAGFEKFGCIEKLKENPLQHLFEVYVRVNKEVEQNEALMQAARDFFRQLEQHDDEAVSLWQQFREITVQEYQHVYKRLGVHFDVYSGESFHRDQAQTVVRQLQDRGLLGTSAKGMGVVDLSPDGDMSNVCTVLRSDGTTLYITRDLAAAINRQEKYSFDEMIYVTDKSQANHFRQLFQILLAMGHPWADRCRHLPFGLVRGMKTRTGDVVFLEDVLDEARARMLHNMSQSHTTKELENPEDTAEKVGICALIVQDFKGPLQSDYKFDWAQMLQAQGDTGVFLQYTHARLCSLLRTNKGVDEGEFNPSLLRETSSINILQHLLRYDEVLLQSAQDLQPKHLVNFLIKLSHFIASAHRDLPVKGSPPDVAQTRLRLFRGACSVLANGMRILGVTPVQKM, from the exons ATGGcttgtttttttagaagaaCAATTGCAGCGAAG CTCGGGCGGACGCTGCAGCACCCCGAGGATGTATTTATTCCAGCTATAACCGCCACGCCCGTTCTGAAGAAACA ACAGTCTCCCGACTTCCGGCTGTCAGTCAGCACGTTACGGATCGACGGGATCCTGCCATCGAATGAAGACATTCAGCTGCAAACAGAAAACCTGGCTAATCAG CTGAAACGAGACGTCGTGGTGGAAGAAATCTCTGCTGAAAAAGGAGTAATCCACTTTCATGTGAACCGTGAGCTTTTAGCAGAG AAAGTGTTGGAGCCATTCAAAAACGGGGCGGATGACAAGTACGGGTTAAACAGCGATCTTTTGACTCCCCTGAAGAGAGGAACCACTTTAGTGGAGTTCAG CTCTCCAAATATTGCCAAAAAATTCCACGCTGGACACTTGCGCTCCACAATTATTG GAAACTTTGTGGCTAACTTAAAAGAATCCCTGGGAAACTCTGTGATCCGGATGAACTACCTTGGAGACTGGGGCATGCAGTTTG GGTTACTTGGAGCCGGATTTGAGAAGTTTGGATgcattgaaaaattaaaagagaATCCTCTTCAACATTTGTTTGAG GTTTATGTCCGAGTCAACAAGGAAGTGGAGCAAAACGAGGCTTTGATGCAGGCCGCCAGAGACTTCTTTAGACAGCTGGAGCAGCACGACGACGAGGCGGTGTCGCTATGGCAACAGTTCAGAGAGATCACGGTCCAGGAGTATCAGCACGTTTACAAG CGGTTGGGGGTTCACTTTGACGTGTACAGCGGGGAGTCGTTTCACCGAGACCAAGCCCAGACGGTGGTGCGGCAGCTGCAGGACCGAGGGCTGCTGGGAACCTCAGC AAAGGGGATGGGGGTCGTGGACCTCTCTCCTGATGGAGACATGAGTAACGTCTGCACCGTTCTCCGCAGTGACGGCACCACGCTCTACATCACCAG agatCTCGCTGCTGCCATAAACCGACAAGAGAAATATTCCTTTGATGAAATGATTTATGTG ACAGACAAAAGTCAAGCAAATCACTTCCGCCAGTTGTTCCAGATCCTGCTCGCCATGGGACATCCGTGGGCTGACAG GTGTCGGCACCTACCGTTTGGTCTCGTCCGGGGCATGAAGACCAGGACGGGCGACGTGGTGTTCCTGGAGGACGTGCTGGACGAGGCCCGGGCCAGAATGCTCCACAACATGAGCCAGTCGCACA CGACGAAGGAGCTGGAGAATCCGGAAGACACGGCGGAAAAAGTGGGAATCTGTGCTCTTATAGTCCAG GATTTCAAAGGTCCGCTGCAGTCCGACTATAAGTTCGATTGGGCGCAGATGCTGCAGGCTCAGGGTGACACCGGCGTCTTCCTTCAGTACACGCACGCCCGACTCTGCAG TTTATTGAGGACAAATAAAGGAGTGGACGAAGGGGAATTCAATCCTTCCCTTTTACGAGAGACGTCGAGCATCAACATCCTGCAGCACCTCCTTCG TTACGATGAGGTGCTGCTGCAGTCGGCGCAGGATCTGCAGCCCAAACACCTGG
- the akirin2 gene encoding akirin-2, whose amino-acid sequence MACGVTLKRTLDFDPLMNQASPKRRRCTPVMSPVSSPQKYLRMDPSPFGEVSSRLTTEQILHNIKQEYKRLQKRRHLDNTFLQSDGCCPLDLQSIQCGSPLPGSSSAASSPSRKEQPLFSLRQVGMICERLLKEREDKIREEYDETLTTKLAEQYDAFVKFTHDQLMRRFGEQPASYVS is encoded by the exons ATGGCTTGTGGAGTCACCCTGAAAAGAACTCTGGATTTTGATCCACTAATGAACCAGGCTTCGCCCAAAAGAAGGAGGTGTACCCCGGTCATGTCGCCGGTATCTTCGCCGCAGAAGTATCTGCGCATGGACCCTTCTCCTTTCGGGGAAGTGTCGTCCAGACTCACCACAG AGCAAATCCTACATAATATAAAGCAAGAGTACAAACGCCTGCAGAAACGTCGACACCTGGACAACACCTTCCTGCAGTCAGACGGCTGCTGTCCTCTGGATCTGCAGAGTATTCAATGTGGATCCCCTTTACCAG GTTCATCCTCAGCTGCCTCGTCTCCCAGCAGGAAAGAACAGCCCTTATTCTCCCTCAGACAAGTCGGGATGATTTGCGAGCGGCTACTGAAGGAGCGTGAAGACAAGATCCGCGAGGAGTATGACGAGACTCTGACCACCAAACTCGCTG aacAGTACGACGCATTTGTCAAATTTACACACGACCAGTTGATGCGAAGGTTTGGAGAGCAGCCTGCCAGCT ATGTTTCCTGA